In Cervus elaphus chromosome 5, mCerEla1.1, whole genome shotgun sequence, the following proteins share a genomic window:
- the COL1A1 gene encoding collagen alpha-1(I) chain isoform X9, with translation MFSFVDLRLLLLLAATALLTHGQEEGQEEGQEEDIPPVTCVQNGLRYHDRDVWKPVPCQICVCDNGNVLCDDVICDELKDCPNAKVPTDECCPVCPEGQESPTDQETTGVEGPKGDTGPRGPRGPAGPPGRDGIPGQPGLPGPPGPPGPPGPPGLGGNFAPQLSYGYDEKSTGISVPGPMGPSGPRGLPGPPGAPGPQGFQGPPGEPGEPGASGPMGPRGPPGPPGKNGDDGEAGKPGRPGERGPPGPQGARGLPGTAGLPGMKGHRGFSGLDGAKGDAGPAGPKGEPGSPGENGAPGQMGPRGLPGERGRPGAPGPAGARGNDGATGAAGPPGPTGPAGPPGFPGAVGAKGEAGPQGPRGSEGPQGVRGEPGPPGPAGAAGPAGNPGADGQPGAKGANGAPGIAGAPGFPGARGPSGPQGPSGPPGPKGNSGEPGAPGSKGDTGAKGEPGPTGIQGPPGPAGEEGKRGARGEPGPAGLPGPPGERGGPGSRGFPGADGVAGPKGPAGERGSPGPAGPKGSPGEAGRPGEAGLPGAKGLTGSPGSPGPDGKTGPPGPAGQDGRPGPPGPPGARGQAGVMGFPGPKGAAGEPGKAGERGVPGPPGAVGPAGKDGEAGAQGPPGPAGPAGERGEQGPAGSPGFQGLPGPAGPPGEAGKPGEQGVPGDLGAPGPSGARGERGFPGERGVQGPPGPAGPRGANGAPGNDGAKGDAGAPGAPGSQGAPGLQGMPGERGAAGLPGPKGDRGDAGPKGADGAPGKDGVRGLTGPIGPPGPAGAPGDKGETGPSGPAGPTGARGAPGDRGETGPAGPPGAPGAPGAPGPVGPAGKSGDRGETGPAGPAGPIGPVGARGPAGPQGPRGDKGETGEQGDRGIKGHRGFSGLQGPPGPPGSPGEQGPSGASGPAGPRGPPGSAGTPGKDGLNGLPGPIGPPGPRGRTGDAGPAGPPGPPGPPGPPGPPSGGYDLSFLPQPPQEKAHDGGRYYRADDANVVRDRDLEVDTTLKSLSQQIENIRSPEGSRKNPARTCRDLKMCHSDWKSGEYWIDPNQGCNLDAIKVFCNMETGETCVYPTQPSVAQKNWYISKNPKDKRHVWYGESMTGGFQFEYGGQGSDPADVAIQLTFLRLMSTEASQNITYHCKNSVAYMDQQTGNLKKALLLQGSNEIEIRAEGNSRFTYSVTYDGCTSHTGAWGKTVIEYKTTKTSRLPIIDVAPLDVGAPDQEFGFDVGPVCFL, from the exons ATGTTCAGCTTTGTGGACCTCCGGCTCCTGCTCCTCTTAGCGGCCACCGCCCTCCTGACGCACGGCCAAGAGGAGGGCCAAGAAGAAGGCCAAGAAGAAGACA TCCCACCAGTCACCTGCGTACAGAACGGCCTCAGGTACCATGACCGAGACGTGTGGAAACCCGTGCCCTGCCAGATCTGTGTCTGCGACAACGGCAACGTGCTGTGCGATGACGTGATCTGCGACGAACTTAAGGACTGTCCTAACGCCAAAGTCCCCACGGACGAATGCTGCCCCGTCTGCCCCGAAGGCCAGG aaTCACCCACGGACCAAGAAACCACTGGAGTCGAG GGACCCAAAGGAGACACTGGCCCCCGAGGCCCAAGG GGACCCGCCGGCCCCCCTGGCCGAGATGGCATCCCTGGACAACCTGGACTTCCCGGACCCCCTGGACCCCCCGGACCTCCCGGACCCCCTGGCCTCGGAGGA AACTTTGCTCCCCAGTTGTCTTATGGCTATGATGAGAAATCAACAGGAATTTCCGTGCCTGGTCCCATG GGTCCTTCTGGTCCTCGTGGTCTCCCTGGCCCCCCTGGCGCACCT GGTCCCCAAGGTTTCCAAGGCCCCCCTGGTGAGCCTGGCGAGCCCGGAGCCTCA GGTCCCATGGGTCCCCGTGGTCCCCCTGGCCCCCCTGGCAAGAACGGAGATGAT ggTGAAGCTGGAAAGCCTGGTCGCCCCGGTGAGCGCGGGCCTCCTGGACCTCAG gGTGCTCGGGGATTGCCTGGAACAGCTGGCCTCCCTGGAATGAAGGGACACAGA GGTTTCAGTGGTTTGGATGGTGCCAAGGGAGATGCTGGTCCTGCTGGCCCCAAG GGTGAGCCTGGTAGCCCTGGTGAAAATGGAGCTCCTGGTCAGATG GGCCCCCGTGGTCTGCCTGGTGAGAGAGGTCGCCCTGGAGCCCCTGGCCCTGCT GGTGCTCGAGGAAATGATGGTGCTACTGGTGCTGCTGGTCCCCCT GGTCCCACTGGCCCCGCTGGTCCTCCTGGTTTCCCTGGTGCTGTGGGTGCTAAG GGTGAAGCTGGTCCCCAAGGACCCCGAGGTTCTGAAGGTCCCCAGGGTGTACGTGGTGAGCCTGGCCCCCCTGGCCCTGCTGGTGCTGCTGGCCCTGCT GGCAATCCTGGTGCTGATGGACAGCCTGGTGCTAAAGGTGCCAAT GGCGCTCCTGGTATTGCTGGtgctcctggcttccctggtgcccgAGGCCCCTCTGGACCCCAGGGCCCCAGCGGCCCCCCTGGTCCCAAGGGTAACAGC GGTGAACCTGGTGCTCCTGGAAGCAAAGGAGACACTGGCGCCAAGGGAGAACCT GGTCCCACTGGTATTCAAGGCCCCCCTGGCCCCGCTGGGGAAGAAGGAAAGCGAGGAGCCCGAGGTGAACCCGGACCTGCCGGCCTGCCTGGACCCCCTGGCGAGCGT gGTGGACCTGGTAGCCGTGGTTTCCCTGGTGCCGATGGTGTTGCTGGTCCCAAG ggtccTGCTGGTGAACGCGGTTCTCCTGGCCCTGCTGGCCCCAAAGGTTCTCCTGGTGAAGCTGGTCGCCCCGGTGAAGCTGGTCTGCCTGGTGCCAAG GGTCTGACTGGAAGCCCTGGCAGCCCTGGTCCTGATGGCAAAACTGGCCCCCCT GGTCCTGCTGGTCAAGATGGCCGCCCTGGACCCCCAGGCCCTCCCGGTGCCCGTGGTCAGGCTGGCGTGATGGGTTTCCCTGGACCTAAAGGTGCTGCT GGAGAGCCTGGCAAAGCTGGAGAACGAGGTGTTCCCGGACCCCCTGGCGCTGTT GGTCCCgctggcaaagatggagaagctggagCCCAGGGACCCCCAGGACCTGCT GGCCCCGCTGGTGAGAGAGGTGAACAAGGCCCTGCTGGCTCCCCCGGATTCCAG GGTCTCCCTGGCCCTGCTGGTCCTCCTGGTGAAGCAGGCAAACCTGGTGAACAG GGTGTTCCTGGAGACCTTGGTGCCCCCGGCCCCTCTGGAGCAAGA GGCGAGAGAGGTTTCCCCGGTGAGCGTGGTGTGCAAGGACCTCCCGGTCCTGCAGGTCCCCGTGGGGCCAATGGTGCTCCTGGCAACGATGGTGCTAAG GGTGATGCTGGTGCTCCTGGAGCCCCCGGTAGCCAGGGTGCCCCTGGCCTTCAAGGAATGCCTGGTGAACGAGGTGCAGCTGGTCTTCCAGGCCCTAAGGGTGACAGA GGGGATGCTGGTCCCAAAGGTGCTGATGGTGCTCCTGGCAAAGATGGCGTCCGTGGTCTGACTGGTCCCATTGGTCCTCCTGGCCCCGCTGGTGCCCCTGGTGACAAG GGTGAAACTGGTCCTAGCGGCCCAGCTGGTCCCACTGGAGCTCGTGGCGCCCCC GGTGACCGTGGTGAGACCGGCCCTGCTGGACCTCCTGGTGCTCCTGGCGCTCCCGGTGCCCCCGGCCCTGTCGGACCTGCTGGCAAGAGCGGTGATCGTGGTGAGACT GGTCCTGCTGGTCCTGCTGGTCCCATTGGCCCCGTTGGTGCCCGTGGCCCCGCT GGACCCCAAGGCCCCCGTGGTGACAAGGGTGAAACAGGCGAACAGGGCGACAGAGGCATTAAGGGTCACCGTGGCTTCTCTGGTCTCCAGGGTCCCCCTGGCCCTCCC GGCTCTCCTGGTGAGCAAGGTCCTTCCGGAGCCTCTGGTCCTGCTGGTCCCCGC GGTCCCCCTGGCTCTGCTGGTACTCCtggcaaagatggactcaatggTCTCCCAGGCCCCATCGGTCCCCCTGGGCCTCGAGGTCGCACTGGTGATGCTGGTCCTGCT GGTCCTCCCGGCCCTCCTGGACCCCCTGGTCCCCCCGGTCCTCCCAGCGGCGGCTACGACTTAAGCTTCCTGCCCCAgccacctcaagagaaggctcaCGATGGTGGCCGCTACTACCGGGCTGATGATGCCAATGTGGTCCGTGACCGTGACCTCGAGGTGGACACCACCCTCAAGAGCCTGAGCCAGCAGATCGAGAACATCCGGAGCCCTGAAGGCAGCCGCAAGAACCCCGCCCGCACCTGCCGTGACCTCAAGATGTGCCACTCTGACTGGAAGAGCG GAGAATACTGGATTGACCCCAACCAAGGCTGCAACCTGGATGCCATTAAGGTCTTCTGCAACATGGAAACTGGTGAGACCTGTGTGTACCCCACTCAGCCCAGCGTGGCCCAGAAGAACTGGTACATCAGCAAGAACCCCAAGGACAAGAGGCACGTCTGGTACGGCGAGAGCATGACCGGCGGATTCCAG TTCGAGTACGGCGGCCAGGGCTCCGATCCTGCCGATGTGGCCATCCAGCTGACTTTCCTGCGCCTGATGTCCACCGAGGCCTCCCAGAACATCACCTACCACTGCAAGAACAGCGTGGCCTACATGGACCAGCAGACTGGCAACCTCAAGAAGGCCCTGCTCCTCCAGGGCTCCAACGAGATCGAGATCCGGGCCGAGGGCAACAGCCGCTTCACCTACAGCGTCACCTACGACGGCTGCACG AGTCACACCGGAGCCTGGGGCAAGACAGTGATCGAATACAAAACCACCAAGACCTCCCGCTTGCCCATCATCGATGTGGCCCCCTTGGACGTTGGCGCCCCAGACCAGGAATTCGGCTTCGACGTTGGCCCTGTCTGCTTCCTGTAA
- the COL1A1 gene encoding collagen alpha-1(I) chain isoform X4 → MFSFVDLRLLLLLAATALLTHGQEEGQEEGQEEDIPPVTCVQNGLRYHDRDVWKPVPCQICVCDNGNVLCDDVICDELKDCPNAKVPTDECCPVCPEGQESPTDQETTGVEGPKGDTGPRGPRGPAGPPGRDGIPGQPGLPGPPGPPGPPGPPGLGGNFAPQLSYGYDEKSTGISVPGPMGPSGPRGLPGPPGAPGPQGFQGPPGEPGEPGASGPMGPRGPPGPPGKNGDDGEAGKPGRPGERGPPGPQGARGLPGTAGLPGMKGHRGFSGLDGAKGDAGPAGPKGEPGSPGENGAPGQMGPRGLPGERGRPGAPGPAGNPGADGQPGAKGANGAPGIAGAPGFPGARGPSGPQGPSGPPGPKGNSGEPGAPGSKGDTGAKGEPGPTGIQGPPGPAGEEGKRGARGEPGPAGLPGPPGERGGPGSRGFPGADGVAGPKGPAGERGSPGPAGPKGSPGEAGRPGEAGLPGAKGLTGSPGSPGPDGKTGPPGPAGQDGRPGPPGPPGARGQAGVMGFPGPKGAAGEPGKAGERGVPGPPGAVGPAGKDGEAGAQGPPGPAGPAGERGEQGPAGSPGFQGLPGPAGPPGEAGKPGEQGVPGDLGAPGPSGARGERGFPGERGVQGPPGPAGPRGANGAPGNDGAKGDAGAPGAPGSQGAPGLQGMPGERGAAGLPGPKGDRGDAGPKGADGAPGKDGVRGLTGPIGPPGPAGAPGDKGETGPSGPAGPTGARGAPGDRGEPGPPGPAGFAGPPGADGQPGAKGEPGDAGAKGDAGPPGPAGPAGPPGPIGNVGAPGPKGARGSAGPPGATGFPGAAGRVGPPGPSGNAGPPGPPGPAGKEGSKGPRGETGPAGRPGEVGPPGPPGPAGEKGAPGADGPAGAPGTPGPQGIAGQRGVVGLPGQRGERGFPGLPGPSGEPGKQGPSGASGERGPPGPMGPPGLAGPPGESGREGAPGAEGSPGRDGSPGPKGDRGETGPAGPPGAPGAPGAPGPVGPAGKSGDRGETGPAGPAGPIGPVGARGPAGPQGPRGDKGETGEQGDRGIKGHRGFSGLQGPPGPPGSPGEQGPSGASGPAGPRGPPGSAGTPGKDGLNGLPGPIGPPGPRGRTGDAGPAGPPGPPGPPGPPGPPSGGYDLSFLPQPPQEKAHDGGRYYRADDANVVRDRDLEVDTTLKSLSQQIENIRSPEGSRKNPARTCRDLKMCHSDWKSGEYWIDPNQGCNLDAIKVFCNMETGETCVYPTQPSVAQKNWYISKNPKDKRHVWYGESMTGGFQFEYGGQGSDPADVAIQLTFLRLMSTEASQNITYHCKNSVAYMDQQTGNLKKALLLQGSNEIEIRAEGNSRFTYSVTYDGCTSHTGAWGKTVIEYKTTKTSRLPIIDVAPLDVGAPDQEFGFDVGPVCFL, encoded by the exons ATGTTCAGCTTTGTGGACCTCCGGCTCCTGCTCCTCTTAGCGGCCACCGCCCTCCTGACGCACGGCCAAGAGGAGGGCCAAGAAGAAGGCCAAGAAGAAGACA TCCCACCAGTCACCTGCGTACAGAACGGCCTCAGGTACCATGACCGAGACGTGTGGAAACCCGTGCCCTGCCAGATCTGTGTCTGCGACAACGGCAACGTGCTGTGCGATGACGTGATCTGCGACGAACTTAAGGACTGTCCTAACGCCAAAGTCCCCACGGACGAATGCTGCCCCGTCTGCCCCGAAGGCCAGG aaTCACCCACGGACCAAGAAACCACTGGAGTCGAG GGACCCAAAGGAGACACTGGCCCCCGAGGCCCAAGG GGACCCGCCGGCCCCCCTGGCCGAGATGGCATCCCTGGACAACCTGGACTTCCCGGACCCCCTGGACCCCCCGGACCTCCCGGACCCCCTGGCCTCGGAGGA AACTTTGCTCCCCAGTTGTCTTATGGCTATGATGAGAAATCAACAGGAATTTCCGTGCCTGGTCCCATG GGTCCTTCTGGTCCTCGTGGTCTCCCTGGCCCCCCTGGCGCACCT GGTCCCCAAGGTTTCCAAGGCCCCCCTGGTGAGCCTGGCGAGCCCGGAGCCTCA GGTCCCATGGGTCCCCGTGGTCCCCCTGGCCCCCCTGGCAAGAACGGAGATGAT ggTGAAGCTGGAAAGCCTGGTCGCCCCGGTGAGCGCGGGCCTCCTGGACCTCAG gGTGCTCGGGGATTGCCTGGAACAGCTGGCCTCCCTGGAATGAAGGGACACAGA GGTTTCAGTGGTTTGGATGGTGCCAAGGGAGATGCTGGTCCTGCTGGCCCCAAG GGTGAGCCTGGTAGCCCTGGTGAAAATGGAGCTCCTGGTCAGATG GGCCCCCGTGGTCTGCCTGGTGAGAGAGGTCGCCCTGGAGCCCCTGGCCCTGCT GGCAATCCTGGTGCTGATGGACAGCCTGGTGCTAAAGGTGCCAAT GGCGCTCCTGGTATTGCTGGtgctcctggcttccctggtgcccgAGGCCCCTCTGGACCCCAGGGCCCCAGCGGCCCCCCTGGTCCCAAGGGTAACAGC GGTGAACCTGGTGCTCCTGGAAGCAAAGGAGACACTGGCGCCAAGGGAGAACCT GGTCCCACTGGTATTCAAGGCCCCCCTGGCCCCGCTGGGGAAGAAGGAAAGCGAGGAGCCCGAGGTGAACCCGGACCTGCCGGCCTGCCTGGACCCCCTGGCGAGCGT gGTGGACCTGGTAGCCGTGGTTTCCCTGGTGCCGATGGTGTTGCTGGTCCCAAG ggtccTGCTGGTGAACGCGGTTCTCCTGGCCCTGCTGGCCCCAAAGGTTCTCCTGGTGAAGCTGGTCGCCCCGGTGAAGCTGGTCTGCCTGGTGCCAAG GGTCTGACTGGAAGCCCTGGCAGCCCTGGTCCTGATGGCAAAACTGGCCCCCCT GGTCCTGCTGGTCAAGATGGCCGCCCTGGACCCCCAGGCCCTCCCGGTGCCCGTGGTCAGGCTGGCGTGATGGGTTTCCCTGGACCTAAAGGTGCTGCT GGAGAGCCTGGCAAAGCTGGAGAACGAGGTGTTCCCGGACCCCCTGGCGCTGTT GGTCCCgctggcaaagatggagaagctggagCCCAGGGACCCCCAGGACCTGCT GGCCCCGCTGGTGAGAGAGGTGAACAAGGCCCTGCTGGCTCCCCCGGATTCCAG GGTCTCCCTGGCCCTGCTGGTCCTCCTGGTGAAGCAGGCAAACCTGGTGAACAG GGTGTTCCTGGAGACCTTGGTGCCCCCGGCCCCTCTGGAGCAAGA GGCGAGAGAGGTTTCCCCGGTGAGCGTGGTGTGCAAGGACCTCCCGGTCCTGCAGGTCCCCGTGGGGCCAATGGTGCTCCTGGCAACGATGGTGCTAAG GGTGATGCTGGTGCTCCTGGAGCCCCCGGTAGCCAGGGTGCCCCTGGCCTTCAAGGAATGCCTGGTGAACGAGGTGCAGCTGGTCTTCCAGGCCCTAAGGGTGACAGA GGGGATGCTGGTCCCAAAGGTGCTGATGGTGCTCCTGGCAAAGATGGCGTCCGTGGTCTGACTGGTCCCATTGGTCCTCCTGGCCCCGCTGGTGCCCCTGGTGACAAG GGTGAAACTGGTCCTAGCGGCCCAGCTGGTCCCACTGGAGCTCGTGGCGCCCCC GGTGACCGTGGTGAGCCTGGTCCCCCCGGCCCTGCTGGCTTCGCTGGCCCCCCT ggtgCTGATGGCCAACCTGGTGCTAAAGGCGAACCTGGTGATGCTGGTGCTAAAGGTGATGCTGGTCCTCCCGGCCCTGCTGGACCTGCTGGACCCCCTGGCCCCATT GGTAACGTTGGTGCTCCTGGACCCAAAGGTGCTCGTGGCAGCGCTGGTCCCCCT GGTGCTACTGgtttcccaggtgctgctggccGAGTCGGTCCCCCTGGCCCCTCT GGAAATGCTGGACCCCCTGGCCCTCCTGGCCCTGCTGGCAAAGAAGGCAGCAAAGGCCCCCGTGGTGAGACTGGCCCCGCTGGGCGTCCCGGTGAAGTCGGTCCCCCTGGTCCCCCTGGCCCCGCTGGTGAGAAAGGAGCCCCTGGCGCTGACGGACCTGCT GGCGCTCCTGGCACTCCTGGACCTCAGGGTATTGCTGGACAACGTGGTGTGGTCGGCCTGCCCGgtcagagaggagaaagaggctTCCCCGGTCTTCCTGGCCCCTCT gGTGAACCCGGCAAACAAGGTCCTTCTGGAGCAAGTGGTGAACGTGGCCCCCCTGGTCCCATGGGCCCCCCTGGATTGGCTGGACCCCCTGGCGAGTCTGGACGTGAG gGAGCACCTGGTGCCGAAGGATCCCCCGGACGAGATGGTTCTCCTGGCCCCAAG GGTGACCGTGGTGAGACCGGCCCTGCTGGACCTCCTGGTGCTCCTGGCGCTCCCGGTGCCCCCGGCCCTGTCGGACCTGCTGGCAAGAGCGGTGATCGTGGTGAGACT GGTCCTGCTGGTCCTGCTGGTCCCATTGGCCCCGTTGGTGCCCGTGGCCCCGCT GGACCCCAAGGCCCCCGTGGTGACAAGGGTGAAACAGGCGAACAGGGCGACAGAGGCATTAAGGGTCACCGTGGCTTCTCTGGTCTCCAGGGTCCCCCTGGCCCTCCC GGCTCTCCTGGTGAGCAAGGTCCTTCCGGAGCCTCTGGTCCTGCTGGTCCCCGC GGTCCCCCTGGCTCTGCTGGTACTCCtggcaaagatggactcaatggTCTCCCAGGCCCCATCGGTCCCCCTGGGCCTCGAGGTCGCACTGGTGATGCTGGTCCTGCT GGTCCTCCCGGCCCTCCTGGACCCCCTGGTCCCCCCGGTCCTCCCAGCGGCGGCTACGACTTAAGCTTCCTGCCCCAgccacctcaagagaaggctcaCGATGGTGGCCGCTACTACCGGGCTGATGATGCCAATGTGGTCCGTGACCGTGACCTCGAGGTGGACACCACCCTCAAGAGCCTGAGCCAGCAGATCGAGAACATCCGGAGCCCTGAAGGCAGCCGCAAGAACCCCGCCCGCACCTGCCGTGACCTCAAGATGTGCCACTCTGACTGGAAGAGCG GAGAATACTGGATTGACCCCAACCAAGGCTGCAACCTGGATGCCATTAAGGTCTTCTGCAACATGGAAACTGGTGAGACCTGTGTGTACCCCACTCAGCCCAGCGTGGCCCAGAAGAACTGGTACATCAGCAAGAACCCCAAGGACAAGAGGCACGTCTGGTACGGCGAGAGCATGACCGGCGGATTCCAG TTCGAGTACGGCGGCCAGGGCTCCGATCCTGCCGATGTGGCCATCCAGCTGACTTTCCTGCGCCTGATGTCCACCGAGGCCTCCCAGAACATCACCTACCACTGCAAGAACAGCGTGGCCTACATGGACCAGCAGACTGGCAACCTCAAGAAGGCCCTGCTCCTCCAGGGCTCCAACGAGATCGAGATCCGGGCCGAGGGCAACAGCCGCTTCACCTACAGCGTCACCTACGACGGCTGCACG AGTCACACCGGAGCCTGGGGCAAGACAGTGATCGAATACAAAACCACCAAGACCTCCCGCTTGCCCATCATCGATGTGGCCCCCTTGGACGTTGGCGCCCCAGACCAGGAATTCGGCTTCGACGTTGGCCCTGTCTGCTTCCTGTAA